AGAATGCGGCGATGTTCCTGCTAGCGTTCAGATGGACATCCATCGTGAACATGTAGTAAGGCGCAAGCCTGGAAAGCTTGTGTCCGCTTACTTTTACTTAGAAACGATACATAACACCTGCGGGCGACGCTTTGACTCTTTGTCGCGTACCGAACGGGCACTTATCGACCTCCCTGAATCGTAGCATCATATAGATTGTGGCCTCGGAATCGTCGTTTGACGTAGATTTTCTAATGACCACAGTAGGTTGTTCACAGTATTACACACCCCAAAGACTTATTACCCATTGTCCTATCTCTGGGAACTAGGCCGAGGTGGCCCAGACCGGTAAGGCGCAAGCCTGGAAAGCTTGTGTCCGCAAGGACTCGTGAGTTCAAATCTCACCCTCGGCGCCATTCTAACAATCATCTTATTCCAGTCAGCATAACGGGATGCAACCCGCATATCTCGAGCGTTCCTGATTCCCGTTCCATTTATTAGCACAGACGCCATAGTCGGTGTTCAGCAGCGAGGCTCGAACTGAATGAAGGTGAACGTGGACCTGCGTCTCAAGGACATCCCGGGGCAGCTAGTTGCCGCCCTGGAGCCCATATCGGACAATGACGGGAACATCCGGGGGGTGGTCCACCACCACGATACGAAAGTGGGAGGACGGATCGCCGTCAACGTGACCTTCGAGGTCCGCACCGAGCAGTCCCTCAACAAGATCCTGAACGTGTGGAAGGAGCGCGAGGTGGACATCGCCAAGATCGACGCGTTCATCGAGACCTTGCCCATTCAGTACATTCTCGTGGGCAGCATACCGTCCAAAGAGCTGGAGAACCTGGCCCAGGTACTGGAATCGTTCGAGAACATCGCCTCCATCGAGATCCGCTACTCCAGCTCCGCCAATTCGAGCTCGCGGGCCGCCATGATCACCGGGAAGGCATCGAAGAAGGAGGCCGTGGCCGCGTTGGACGAGTTCTTCAAGAAGCGGGCGGAGAAGAAGGACTATGTCCTCATCAGGGGGCTGGAGTGATGAGGGTCCTCATCGCCGGCTTCGGCACGGTGGGGCAGGGCATCGCCGAGGTGATCGGCATGCGCCAGAATCTCTTCTCCAGCGAGTTCGGCCAGAAGGTCGAGATCATCGGCGCATTCGACTCGTCCTCGTTCGCCGGCAACCCCAGGGGCCTGGACCCCGCGGAACTGGTGTCCCAGAAGAAGACCAGCGGCAAGGTCGGCGTGAAGAGAGCCGACGACATGGTCAAGCTCATCGGGGAGCTGGACTACGATGCGCTCATCGAGACCACGCCGACCAACGTGGTCGATTCAGAGCCCGGGCTAACGTACATCACCACCGCCCTGAACGCCGGGAAGAACGTCATCACCTCCAACAAGGGGCCGCTGGCCCTGAAGTTCAGGGAGCTGTGCCGCACCGCCGAGAAGAACGACGTGCAGCTTCGCTACGAGGCGTCGGTGGGCGGGGCGATGCCCATCATCAACCTGTCCCGGGAGTTGCTCAGGGGTGAGCAGATCTACTCACTGAGGGGCATCCTCAACGGTACCTGCAACTTCATCCTCAACCGCATGAAGGACGAGGGGCTGCCGTTCGAGCAGGCCCTGCGGGAGGCGCAGGAACTCGGCTATGCTGAGCGCGATCCCACCTACGATATCGACGGCGTCGACTCCGCGGCGAAGCTCGCCATCCTGGCCAACGCCATCTTCGGCATGAACGTCACTTACCATGACGTGACGAGGACCGGCATCCGCAACATCTCCGAGGAAGCGATCGCGATGGCTTCGGAGCAGAATAAGGTCATCCGGCTCATCGGGGAGATCAGCGGGAACAAGCTGGAGGTGTCGCCTCGCCTAGTGCCCTCGGGCCATCCCCTGTCCATCGGGGGCACCCTGAACATCGTGCAACTCATCACCGATCTCGCGGGCGAGGTCACCGTGGCAGGAAGAGGCGCGGGGCGCATGGAGACGGCCAGTGCAATGCTGAGCGACATCATCGCCATACTCACCGACGAACAGGCCAAGTGCCGATGAGTACAGACAGGGATGCATGTGAACTACCCCAGTCTGGCCAGAGGGGCTTCTTGTTTCATCCATTGCACTTGCATCGTCATATTGGGTGGCACAGAGGTCCAGTGTCCACAAGCGAGCTCTGGTCGTTCCGACCGTGCCTTCAACAATCCTCGGTTGAGGATGTTTATTGAAGCGTTATGATCGCGCGATATCGCACTTCCACAGAGGAGATGAAGCCCAAATTTCGCAAGATATAATAAGCATCCTGCAA
The window above is part of the Methanomassiliicoccus luminyensis B10 genome. Proteins encoded here:
- a CDS encoding homoserine dehydrogenase, with protein sequence MRVLIAGFGTVGQGIAEVIGMRQNLFSSEFGQKVEIIGAFDSSSFAGNPRGLDPAELVSQKKTSGKVGVKRADDMVKLIGELDYDALIETTPTNVVDSEPGLTYITTALNAGKNVITSNKGPLALKFRELCRTAEKNDVQLRYEASVGGAMPIINLSRELLRGEQIYSLRGILNGTCNFILNRMKDEGLPFEQALREAQELGYAERDPTYDIDGVDSAAKLAILANAIFGMNVTYHDVTRTGIRNISEEAIAMASEQNKVIRLIGEISGNKLEVSPRLVPSGHPLSIGGTLNIVQLITDLAGEVTVAGRGAGRMETASAMLSDIIAILTDEQAKCR